In the genome of Phlebotomus papatasi isolate M1 chromosome 2, Ppap_2.1, whole genome shotgun sequence, one region contains:
- the LOC129804530 gene encoding ragulator complex protein LAMTOR4 homolog, whose product MLNLERIPDQIGYLVLTEDGAVQASGGDLENNEAKANIISGMVNLTENIDPKVFKKNGCKRISIVYDDFSYTICLSNKKIYVVKRRFPSNN is encoded by the exons ATGTTGAATTTGGAGAGGATTCCTGATCAAATAGGATACTTGGTCCTCACGGAGGATGGTGCAGTACAGGCATCCGGAGGAGATCTCGAGAACAATGAAGCAAAGGCAAATATAATCTCCGGAATGGTGAATCTCACTGAAAA caTTGATCCCAAGGTATTCAAGAAGAATGGATGCAAGAGAATATCAATTGTGTATGATGACTTCAGCTATACTATTTGCCTGTCCAATAAAAAGATCTACGTGGTAAAGAGGCGATTCCCATCAAACAATTAA